In Halostagnicola larsenii XH-48, the sequence GAGTACGTGGACAACCTCAAGTGGGTCTCGACGTACTACTTCCTGCAAGTGATGGCCGACACCTTCGTCGACGACCACCGCCGGGTGCTCCTGGCCGGCGAAGCCGCCCACCTGCTGGCCCCGTTCGGCGCCCGCGGCATGAACTCGGGGATCGCCGACGCCGACGAAGCGGCCTCGGCCATCGCCGTCGCCCTCGGCGCGCGCACCGACGCAGTCGCTCGCGATGAAATCGAACTCTACGCGGCACGACGCGAGACAGCCGCCGAGTACAACCTCAACGCCGCAGGACAGGCCCTCGAATACCTGCAGGGAGAAGATCCGGTGACGGTCCTTCGCAAGGAGGCGGCCGCGTCGCTGGCGGATCATTTCGAAGCGGCGGGCGAGTGGCTCGACGACGCTCCCTACGGCCCGCACGGCTCGCCGCCGATCGTCTCGACCGGCAACTACTGATTCCGCTCTGGTAGACGGCTATCCGGCCTGTCCGAGGAATGTAGTTGGACCCCTCGAGGGAACGATCGTCTAGTCCTGGGAGACAGCGACGGTAGCTCACAGTATCGGTTGTGTCGAAGTTGTTGGTTTTCATGGATAACCGGTGTTTGTTTGGATCGTACAAAAAGCGAAGACAGTGATGGGAACTTTTATGCCGATTTGTTCTCGCGTTTTACGCGAACGATGGGAAATCGTCCAAATCGTCGATCCTTTCTCACGCTAACCGGTGTCAGTGCAACGGCTGCTATCGCTGGCTGTTCCGACCTCAACTCCATCTCTCAGGATGGATCAGATGGAGACGACGGGTCGAATGGACCGCTTACGATCCGGGTCCAACCCGACCAGGAGAAACTCCAGTCGCTACAGGAGGACCTGCAGGCCGAAGTCGAAGCGGGTGAGACCGAGCAAGCCGAAGCACAGGAGAAACTCGAGGCGCGGCAGACAGAACTAACTGAAGAGGCGGCGACCGCGTACGAACAAGCGGCATCGAACGACGATTCGATCTCCGTCGAAGACGCCGAAGCGGAGTACGGTCTCCTTCGCGTCAGCGCACCTGCGGATTCGCTGGTCGAAGACCTCCAGAACGGAGAAATTGGGGGAATACTTCCAGCGGCCTATTACGATCAGTACCTCGCCCAACAAGAACGACAGGAACAACAACAAGAGCTCCAAGAGGAGGTTATGGAGCAACAAGAAAGCGAGAACGAAACGAACGAGTCGAGCGAAACCGGAACAGAAAACGAATCGTCCGAGTAAGCGGTCATACGGATACGTGAGGAAGGGGTACTGTGGAGGGAGTTTTTTGGATCCGATCCGACATGGATCGGTCGATCGATTGTGCGAGGGAGATCGATCACAGTGTTGATTTTCCCCTCGAGAGGGATCCACACAAATATCGATACCTGGGATGAGACCTAGAATTTAGGCGAGTCTGTCGTATTCGTCACGCCTGAACGAGTGGCGCTCGAGAAAATATCTGTCGCTAAAATCAGTTCAACTAGTTTTAGGGTCTGGGATTCAAATCCTGTGACAGATGGCCCCCGCAAAGCAGTACGATATCAGTGGAATCGAACTCACGGGCGACCGGTACTCGGTCGAACAGAACCTCATCCGGAAGAAATACAAAGCGTTTGACGACGCTGGAAACACCGTTCTTCGAGGGAAACAGAAAATGTTCAAACTGAAAGAGGAGTTTCCCTTCATCGACGGTCAGGGAAACGATGTTTTCACCGTCAAGGCTGCCGGAATCATCGATGTCGCGGGCGATTACCTCCTCTCGGATGCACAGACGGACGAAGACATCGTTATTCTCGATAACGATTTCTCCATCTTTCAGGACACGTGGACGATACGGGATGCAGACACCGAAGCCGAGCTCGCGACGATCGATTCTCGTGGTGCCGCGGTAACGCTCGCTCGTAACCAACTCCCGTTCGGAAATTGGATTCCACACAAGTACGAGATTACCGACAGCAACGGCGGACACGTCGGCTCTATCGAGGGCCACGTTTCGTTCCGCGATAAGTACGATATCACCATCGACGACGCGAGCTCCGTTCCCAAAGAACCCATCGTCGCCGCCGCGATGGTTATCGATGCGATCCAAAATCAGTAACGCAATCGCAGCAACGACGCACGTTTCGAGAGGGGAGCGGCGAGTCGTTAGTCGCGTTCGCTCGAGCGAAAAACGCGATCGCAGCGCCCAGAAGCGTGAGGTTCTGCAGGAACGAGGTGAGCTCTTCCCCGCGTGACTCTTCGTCGACCGCCCAGAAGTCGTGCATGAGCGGGGTGACGCCGATAAAGAACGCAGCGATGCTCCCCGCCGAAATTCGGGGGAGCTTCCAGAGTCCGATCCCAATACCGCCTCCGAGCAGTAGCCCGCTCGAGGCTGGAACGAGCGTCTCGGCGTTTGGTACGCCTTTCGCATCCGCGTAGGCGATACGTCCGTCGAGATTCGTCAGGTTCCGGATCGCGAGCACCACGAGTCCGCTTGCAAAGAGGGCCCGACCGATCAGTGAGGGGGGTCGTTCATCCGAAGTATCTGTTTCAGACATCACTAGGCCAGAGCAGCTCGACGGAGTTAATTAGCACTTTCTCCAACGGACATGCCGCTATTTCGGTTGGCCGATCACGTCACCCAGAAGAGCCACACCGTGGGGGGCCGAATCGTGCTCAAGCCAGACCGAGTCGTTTCCCAACCCAGTGATCTCGAGCGGCCATGACGAGTTCGTGGCCGTCGTCGAACGCGGTCCGTTCTGCAACGAACTCGTCCCACTCACCGTGGCCAACCGTTTCGAGGGCGTCGGCGCTGTCGGCATCGCTCGGACTGGCTGCGACCAATTCGTCGAACGTATCGAAGTCGGTTCGGGCGTCGACGAACGCGTCGTCGAACAGCTCCGCGAGCGGGATTTCCTCGTCCACGTCGTACACGTCGTCGACTGCTGGCAGATCGTCGTGTTTCTCCGCAGCGTCTTCGAGGTCGATTTCGAGCACCATATGCGTACGTTAGCCTGAGATCATGTAAAGCCACCTCATTCAGTCAGATGAAAAACGCCAACGAGCATCTATCGTAATCTAATAGACTTTCTTATCGACAGATGTCATTCCATAACGTCGTCTATCTGTTCTGCGACGTCTTCGGGCTGAATATCGCTGTAGGCTTCGTGGGTCGTCTCGATTGACTTGTGGCGGAGCGCCGACTGTGCGAGTTCCGAGTTGCCGCTCGCGTAGAGTTCATGGCCGAGTCCGCGCCGACCGCCGTGGGGCTTTAGGTACTCGCCGTCGATCTCGAGGTTCGCCTCGTCACACAGTCGCTGCATCAGATTTCGCGCTCCGTTTTTCGAAATCGACGGCGGCGGAACCTCGAACTCGCGGAGGGCCTCGTCGATCGTCCGATCGGTGAGCAGCGTATCGACGCGATCCGACGAGAACTCGGCTTCGAGCGCGCGCCGTTTCGAGGGATAATGTCCCGTCGGGAATACCGGCCAGTCCGCTGTCGGCGGCTCGAGAACGGTTCGATACCGTTCCAGTGCATCCTTCGCGCGCGAGGGGAGTCCGACGCGTTCGTACTGCCGGGACTTTCCGAGAACCGTTACTCGCCCGTGGTCGTCCTGCAGTTCGACGTCTTCCCACGTGAGCCCGTCGCGACGGTCGTCGTGTGGATCCGCGAACGCTTCGGCCCCTCGAAGTCCGGCGAGGGCGAGCAACGTGACGAGCGCACGATCGCGATAGGCCCGCTCGAGGTCGATGTCGTCCTCGTCGTACGCCCGATCGACGCGCGTGTGGACGAACGAGAGGATCGCCTCTCGCATGTTTTCGTCCCAGAACTGTCGGTCGCGTTTGCCGGTGTCCTCGGGTAAAAACTCGCGTGCGGCGTCCGTCGCCGCGGGGTTCGTCTCGAGCAGTTGATCCCGAACGCAAAACGAGAGGAACGCGCGGGTGTACATGTAGTAGTTGTGCGCGGTCGATGCGGCGATTTCGTCCCGAGCGGTTCGGGTTCGAAGTTCCATTCCCCAGTCACGACAGCACGCGATGTCGATTTCGTCGACGCGTTCGACGCCGTTCGCCTCGAGATAGGTGCGAAACGACTGGTCGCCGGTCTGGAGAACCCACTCGAGGGTGTTTCGAGAGCCGCCCGCAGAGAGACTGGTGAGATACCGCTCGAGAGCGTCCTCGACGGACGTTCCCCCCGAGGAATCGCCGGTTCCGGATGCTGGAGTCATTCGTATGTGGGGGAGGGCGGCAACCCACCTAAATCTACTGCACTAAAGTGTTCTTTAGTCCAGTGGTTAGTATGAGATGAGTATTGCCGAATTTACAGGGTCTCGAGGCCACAAACGGAACGATTGTAGATTCATAAACTATATAGTGCAATAGTAAACCGATAATCTATCGGAACGAGAGCAGCGAAGAGACGACTGCTTACGGCCCGCGTAACGTACAAACTCGCCCAAAGTGGCCGCTCGCAAGCAAACAGCCGTCACACTCCCGTCGGTTTCGAAACACTTTTAAATTTTTAGGGGAGCCTAAACACATGGGCAACGACACCTATCGAACGAGACGACAGCTACTCCGAACAACCGTAGCAGTTGCCGGTGCCGGGATGGTAGCCGGTTGCATAAGCGACGACGGAAACGGCGACGGGGATGGTGACGGTGACGGATCGGGCGGGAGCTACGAAGTGACGATGGAGCCCGCCGGAACTCTCGAGTTCGACTCGGTTCCTGAGACCTGGGCCGCAAACAACGGAAGCTGGGCCGACATGGGTATCGCACTCGGTCAACAGCCCCCGGAAGCCGTCTACCTTACCGGTCGATATCACACGCAGCTGTACGACGAGATCCCCGGAGTGAGCGTCGATAAGAGCGATATGGATTCACTCTGGGAAGCCGAACTCGACACGGAGGATT encodes:
- a CDS encoding tyrosine-type recombinase/integrase, with translation MTPASGTGDSSGGTSVEDALERYLTSLSAGGSRNTLEWVLQTGDQSFRTYLEANGVERVDEIDIACCRDWGMELRTRTARDEIAASTAHNYYMYTRAFLSFCVRDQLLETNPAATDAAREFLPEDTGKRDRQFWDENMREAILSFVHTRVDRAYDEDDIDLERAYRDRALVTLLALAGLRGAEAFADPHDDRRDGLTWEDVELQDDHGRVTVLGKSRQYERVGLPSRAKDALERYRTVLEPPTADWPVFPTGHYPSKRRALEAEFSSDRVDTLLTDRTIDEALREFEVPPPSISKNGARNLMQRLCDEANLEIDGEYLKPHGGRRGLGHELYASGNSELAQSALRHKSIETTHEAYSDIQPEDVAEQIDDVME